From the genome of Vicia villosa cultivar HV-30 ecotype Madison, WI linkage group LG2, Vvil1.0, whole genome shotgun sequence, one region includes:
- the LOC131647474 gene encoding putative glucose-6-phosphate 1-epimerase isoform X1 yields the protein MASAQVLPNNSASSRKQEHLEAGKRRMGHSAVVWDFRAATEITKDQNGIGQVVLRTPQGASARVSLLGAQVTSSRNEQGGELLFTSSKTVSKALKATRGGIPICFPQFGNCGSLELHGFARNRMWAVDENPPPLPTNDSSGKSFVDLLLKSSEEDMKCWPHSFEFRLRVSVTKDGDLSLISRIRNINGKPFSFSFAYHTYLLVSDISEIRIEGLETLDYLDNLFQKERITEQGDAITFESEVNV from the exons ATGGCGTCGGCTCAGGTGCTACCGAACAACTCTGCTTCGTCTCGGAAGCAAGAGCATCTGGAAGCTGGCAAGCGTCGG ATGGGGCATTCTGCAGTAGTATGGGACTTTAGAGCAGCAACTGAAATTACAAAGGACCAGAATGGAATCGGTCAAGTTGTACTTCGGACTCCACAAGGTGCTTCAGCACGG GTGAGCTTACTTGGTGCACAGGTCACTTCATCGCGTAACGAGCAGGGGGGAGAACTTCTATTCACAAGCAGCAAG ACAGTTTCGAAGGCGCTAAAAGCAACACGGGGAGGAATTCCTATATGTTTTCCACAG TTTGGAAACTGTGGATCTCTGGAGCTTCATGGATTTGCAAGAAATAGAATGTGGGCAGTCGACGAGAATCCTCCTCCTCTGCCTACAAATGATTCTAGTGGAAAATCCTTTGTCGACCTGCTACTCAAATCATCTGAAGAAGACATGAAATGCTGGCCACATAG TTTTGAGTTCCGCCTTCGAGTGTCTGTTACGAAAGACGGAGACCTATCCCTGATATCACGAATCAGGAATATCAACGGAAAGCCATTTAGTTTCTCGTTCGCATATCACACATACCTATTGGTTTCTGACATTAG TGAGATAAGGATTGAAGGTCTCGAGACACTTGATTATCTGGACAATCTTTTCCAGAAAGAACGTATTACAGAACAAGGAGATGCGATAACATTTGAATCTGAGGTAAATGTTTAG
- the LOC131647474 gene encoding putative glucose-6-phosphate 1-epimerase isoform X2, with protein MGHSAVVWDFRAATEITKDQNGIGQVVLRTPQGASARVSLLGAQVTSSRNEQGGELLFTSSKTVSKALKATRGGIPICFPQFGNCGSLELHGFARNRMWAVDENPPPLPTNDSSGKSFVDLLLKSSEEDMKCWPHSFEFRLRVSVTKDGDLSLISRIRNINGKPFSFSFAYHTYLLVSDISEIRIEGLETLDYLDNLFQKERITEQGDAITFESEVNV; from the exons ATGGGGCATTCTGCAGTAGTATGGGACTTTAGAGCAGCAACTGAAATTACAAAGGACCAGAATGGAATCGGTCAAGTTGTACTTCGGACTCCACAAGGTGCTTCAGCACGG GTGAGCTTACTTGGTGCACAGGTCACTTCATCGCGTAACGAGCAGGGGGGAGAACTTCTATTCACAAGCAGCAAG ACAGTTTCGAAGGCGCTAAAAGCAACACGGGGAGGAATTCCTATATGTTTTCCACAG TTTGGAAACTGTGGATCTCTGGAGCTTCATGGATTTGCAAGAAATAGAATGTGGGCAGTCGACGAGAATCCTCCTCCTCTGCCTACAAATGATTCTAGTGGAAAATCCTTTGTCGACCTGCTACTCAAATCATCTGAAGAAGACATGAAATGCTGGCCACATAG TTTTGAGTTCCGCCTTCGAGTGTCTGTTACGAAAGACGGAGACCTATCCCTGATATCACGAATCAGGAATATCAACGGAAAGCCATTTAGTTTCTCGTTCGCATATCACACATACCTATTGGTTTCTGACATTAG TGAGATAAGGATTGAAGGTCTCGAGACACTTGATTATCTGGACAATCTTTTCCAGAAAGAACGTATTACAGAACAAGGAGATGCGATAACATTTGAATCTGAGGTAAATGTTTAG